AAGGTGACCTCGGCGCCGTCGACGATCAGATGCGAATACTGGCCCAACGTCACGTCGCCATAGATGCCGCTTGTCGTGGCGTTCTTGTCGGTGATGGTGACGGTTTCATTGGCGGCAAGGGTGATGGTGCTGAGCATGACGGAACGGATCTCCGGGCTATCAGGGGGGCGCGCTCTTGTTCTGATGCTGCTCCCGACAGACGCTTCGCGCAGTAGCTCGCCTGACCGTGGTATTTGTGTCGCCGGTGATCGCCCGTGAACTCAGCCGTCGTCGCCGCGCTTTTTATTATTTAGACACAATTAGATATTTTCACTTATTTCTATGATTTCGAATTGAGAGAACGCAACGAAAGCGGCCGATTTAGGGGTAAGCCCTAAGCCACAGCGGGGCGACCCGAGAGCGGCCGCGCAAAGAAAATCCCGGCGCTTCCGACGCCGGGATCTGGGTAACGCTGAGGATCGCGAGGGATCAGCGGATCAGAAGATCAGCGCTTCAACTTGGCAAACGCGTCGGCCATGGCGCTGTTCATCCCCGCGGCGCCGCCGCCAGCGGCGTTGCGGCCGCCATCGCCCTGACGGCGCGGACGGTCGCCGCCCTTGGGCGCATCGGCGCTGCGGCGGGCCGGCGCGGCCGTGTCGTTCAGGCGCATGGTGAGCGCCACGCGCTTGCGCGCGGCGTCCACTTCCAGCACCTTGACGCTGACCGTCTGGCCCACGCGCACCACGTCGCGCGGATCCTTCACGAACTTCTCGGCCAGCGCCGAGATGTGAACCAGGCCGTCCTGGTGCACGCCGATGTCGACGAACGCGCCGAAGTTGGCCACGTTGGTCACCACGCCTTCCAGCACCATGCCCGGATACAGGTCGTTCAGCGTTTCCACGCCTTCCTTGAACTGCGCCGTCTTGAATTCCGGACGCGGGTCGCGGCCGGGTTTTTCGAGTTCGGCAAAGATGTCCTTGACGGTCGGCAGGCCGAAGCGCTCGTCGGTGAAATCCGACGGCGACACGCCCTTGAGGGCTTCGCGCTGGCCGATGATCTGCTTCACCTCGGTCTTGATCTTGGCGACGATGCGCTCGACCACCGGGTAGGCTTCGGGGTGGACAGACGAGGCATCCAGCGGGTTCTCGCCGTTGGGGATACGCAGGAAGCCGGCAGCCTGTTCGAATGCCTTGTCGCCAAAGCGAGGCACCTTGCGCAGGATGTCGCGCGTGGGGAAGGCGCCGTTTTCGTCGCGGAAGGACACGATGTTCTTGGCCAGCAGCGAGTTCAGGCCGGACACGCGGGCCAGCAGCGCGGCCGACGCCGTGTTCACGTCCACGCCCACCGCGTTCACGCAGTCTTCGACCACGGCGTCCAGCGAGCGCGCCAGTTCGCGCTGGTTGACGTCGTGCTGGTACTGGCCCACGCCGATGGCCTTGGGGTCGATCTTGACCAGTTCGGCCAGCGGGTCCTGCAGGCGGCGTGCAATGGACACGGCGCCGCGCAGCGTCACGTCGAGGTCGGGGAATTCCAGGGCGGCGGTTTCGGAGGCCGAATACACCGATGCGCCCGCTTCGGAAACGACGACGCGGGTGACCTTCAGGTCGGGGAAACGCTCCATCATGTCGCCCACGAGCTTTTCGCTTTCGCGCGAGGCCGTGCCGTTGCCGATGGCGATCAGGTCCACGCTGTGGCGCGCCACCAGCGCGGCCAGCGTGTTGATCGTGCCTTCGCGGTCGCGGCGCGGTTCAAACGGGTACACGGTGGTGGTGTCGACGACCTTGCCGGTCTTGTCGATGACGGCGACCTTGCAGCCCGTGCGGATGCCGGGGTCCAGGCCGAGCACGGCCTTCGGACCGGCCGGCGCGGCCAGCAGCAGGTCTTTCAGGTTGGCGGCGAACACGCGGATCGCCTCGGTCTCGCCGCTTTCGCGCAGGCGGCCGATCAGCTCGCTTTCGAAGGCGGTCAGGAGCTTGACGCGCCAGGTCCAGCGGCAGACTTCGCCGAGCCAGCGCGCGCGCGGCGTGGCGTCCAGCGCGAACAGGCCGTTGCCAAGCTTGAGGAAGTTGGCGATGCGGGCCACGCACGGATGCGGGGTCTGGGCTTCGAGGTCGGCTTCCAGGCCAAGGCGCAGCTCGAGCACGCCTTGCTGGCGGCCGCGCAGCAGCGCCAGGATGCGGTGCGAGGGCAGGGTGCGCAGCGGCTCGTTGAAGTCGAACCAGTCGCGGAAGTTGGCGCCTTCGGTTTCCTTGCCCTCGATCATCTTCGAGTACACGAGGCCCGTGGACCACAGGTGCTCGCGCATGTCGGCCAGCAGGTCGGCGTTTTCGGCGTAGCGTTCGGCCAGGATGTCGCGCGCGCCATCGAGCGCCGCCTTGGCGTCGTTGATGGCGGCTTCGGGATTCAGGTATTGCGCGGCCAGGGCGGCGGGATCGCAGGCGGGATCGGCCAGGATGGCATCGGCCAGCGGTTCGAGGCCGGCTTCGCGGGCGATCTGGGCGCGCGTGCGGCGCTTGGGCTTGTACGGCGCGTACAGGTCTTCCAGGCGCTGCTTGGTGTCGGCGGTGGCGATTTCCTGCTGCAGCTCGGCCGTCAGCTTGCCTTGCTGCGAAATGGATTCGAGGATGGCGCCGCGGCGGTCTTCGAGCTCGCGCAGGTAGCCCAGGCGGACTTCCAGGTTGCGCAGCACGGTGTCGTCCAGGCCGCCGGTCGCTTCCTTGCGGTAGCGGGCGATGAAGGGCACGGTGGCGCCGTCATCCAGCAGTTCCACCGCCGCAGCGATCTGGGAGGCGCGGGCGCCCAGCTCGGTGGCGAGCTGGGCGACGATGCGGGCGTTGTCGACGCCGGTGGCGACGTTCGTGATAGTGGAAGTTTCAGACATCTCTATACGACGGCAAAAAGGGAAAACGAGGGGCGGATTGTGCCATAAGCCGTTGTTACGGAACGTGGCGCAAGGGACTGATCCGTCCCTCTGCCAGCGGCGTTGCGGCAGGCCGCAAGCAGGAAAACGGCGCGCCAGCGGGTATCATTTGGGGCCCTACATTA
The DNA window shown above is from Achromobacter spanius and carries:
- the tex gene encoding RNA-binding transcriptional accessory protein Tex, which gives rise to MSETSTITNVATGVDNARIVAQLATELGARASQIAAAVELLDDGATVPFIARYRKEATGGLDDTVLRNLEVRLGYLRELEDRRGAILESISQQGKLTAELQQEIATADTKQRLEDLYAPYKPKRRTRAQIAREAGLEPLADAILADPACDPAALAAQYLNPEAAINDAKAALDGARDILAERYAENADLLADMREHLWSTGLVYSKMIEGKETEGANFRDWFDFNEPLRTLPSHRILALLRGRQQGVLELRLGLEADLEAQTPHPCVARIANFLKLGNGLFALDATPRARWLGEVCRWTWRVKLLTAFESELIGRLRESGETEAIRVFAANLKDLLLAAPAGPKAVLGLDPGIRTGCKVAVIDKTGKVVDTTTVYPFEPRRDREGTINTLAALVARHSVDLIAIGNGTASRESEKLVGDMMERFPDLKVTRVVVSEAGASVYSASETAALEFPDLDVTLRGAVSIARRLQDPLAELVKIDPKAIGVGQYQHDVNQRELARSLDAVVEDCVNAVGVDVNTASAALLARVSGLNSLLAKNIVSFRDENGAFPTRDILRKVPRFGDKAFEQAAGFLRIPNGENPLDASSVHPEAYPVVERIVAKIKTEVKQIIGQREALKGVSPSDFTDERFGLPTVKDIFAELEKPGRDPRPEFKTAQFKEGVETLNDLYPGMVLEGVVTNVANFGAFVDIGVHQDGLVHISALAEKFVKDPRDVVRVGQTVSVKVLEVDAARKRVALTMRLNDTAAPARRSADAPKGGDRPRRQGDGGRNAAGGGAAGMNSAMADAFAKLKR